Proteins co-encoded in one Pan paniscus chromosome 23, NHGRI_mPanPan1-v2.0_pri, whole genome shotgun sequence genomic window:
- the LOC100976808 gene encoding protein SCO2 homolog, mitochondrial yields MFGGGGVLSSGKQLQTPVKPERGLGPSDGWLVSSRRGSPGTVLGLPFWLMPVLVSRSIRSMLLLTRSPTAWHRLSQLKPPVLPGTLGGQALHLRSWLLSRQGPAETGGQGQPQGPGLRTRLLITGLFGAGLGGVWLALRAEKERLQQQKRTEALRQAAVGQGDFHLLDHRGRARCKADFRGQWVLMYFGFTHCPDICPDELEKLVQVVRQLEAEPGLPPVQPVFITVDPERDDVEAMARYVQDFHPKLLGLTGSTEQVAQASHSYRVYYNAGPKDEDQDYIVDHSIAIYLLNPDGLFTDYYGRSRSAEQISDSVRRHMAAFRSVLS; encoded by the coding sequence ATGTTTGGTGGAGGTGGAGTTCTGAGCTCAGGTAAGCAGCTGCAAACGCCTGTTAAGCCTGAACGTGGGCTGGGTCCTTCAGATGGGTGGTTGGTCTCGAGTCGCAGGGGCAGCCCAGGCACTGTCCTGGGCCTTCCCTTCTGGCTGATGCCTGTGCTTGTTTCCAGGAGCATCAGATCCATGCTGCTGCTGACTCGGAGCCCCACGGCTTGGCACAGGCTCTCTCAGCTCAAGCCTCCGGTCCTCCCTGGGACCCTGGGAGGCCAGGCCCTGCATCTGAGGTCCTGGCTTTTGTCAAGGCAGGGCCCTGCAGAGACAGGTGGGCAGGGCCAGCCCCAGGGCCCTGGGCTTCGAACCCGGCTGCTGATCACAGGCCTGTTCGGGGCTGGACTCGGTGGGGTCTGGCTGGCCCTGAGGGCTGAGAAGGAGAGGCTGCAGCAGCAAAAGCGAACAGAAGCCCTGCGCCAGGCAGCTGTGGGCCAGGGCGACTTCCACCTGCTGGATCACAGAGGCCGGGCTCGCTGCAAGGCTGACTTCCGGGGCCAGTGGGTGCTGATGTACTTTGGCTTCACTCACTGCCCTGACATCTGCCCAGACGAGCTGGAGAAGCTGGTGCAGGTGGTGCGGCAGCTGGAAGCAGAGCCTGGTTTGCCTCCAGTGCAGCCTGTCTTCATCACTGTGGACCCTGAGCGGGACGATGTTGAAGCCATGGCCCGCTACGTCCAGGACTTCCACCCAAAACTGTTGGGTCTGACTGGCTCCACCGAacaggttgcccaggctagtcacaGTTACCGCGTGTACTACAATGCCGGCCCCAAGGATGAGGACCAGGACTACATCGTGGACCACTCCATTGCCATCTACCTGCTCAACCCTGACGGTCTCTTCACGGATTACTACGGCCGGAGCAGATCGGCTGAGCAGATCTCGGACAGTGTGCGGCGGCACATGGCGGCTTTCCGCAGTGTCCTGTCTTGA
- the TYMP gene encoding thymidine phosphorylase isoform X2: MAALMTPGTGAPPAPGDFSGEGSQGLPDPSPEPKQLPELIRMKRDGGRLSEADIRGFVAAVVNGSAQGAQIGAMLMAIRLRGMDLEETSVLTQALAQSGQQLEWPEAWRQQLVDKHSTGGVGDKVSLVLAPALAACGCKVPMISGRGLGHTGGTLDKLESIPGFNVIQSPEQMQVLLDQAGCCIVGQSEQLVPADGILYAARDVTATVDSLPLITASILSKKLVEGLSALVVDVKFGGAAVFPNQEQARELAKTLVGVGASLGLRVAAALTAMDKPLGRCVGHALEVEEALLCMDGAGPPDLRDLVTTLGGALLWLSGHAETQAQGAARVAAALDDGSALGRFERMLAAQGVDPGLARALCSGSPAERRQLLPRAREQEELLAPADGTVELVRALPLALVLHELGAGRSRAGEPLRLGVGAELLVDVGQRLRRGERRPRPAGPAPPPSSGRAASNSPSLCRDPLAPRAPGRPRAQRPAEPRPAGGARTLRPRAIHRPLALRRARSAAAAIKLLCRETLSMLGRERRDTGLRRRGGGGRRASR; this comes from the exons ATGGCAGCCTTGATGACCCCGGGAACCGGGGCCCCACCCGCGCCTGGTGACTTCTCCGGGGAAGGGAGCCAGGGACTTCCCGACCCTTCGCCAGAGCCCAAGCAGCTCCCGGAGCTGATCCGCATGAAGCGAGACGGAGGCCGCCTGAGCGAAGCGGACATCAGGGGCTTCGTGGCCGCTGTGGTGAATGGGAGTGCGCAGGGCGCACAGATCG GGGCCATGCTGATGGCCATCCGACTTCGGGGCATGGATCTGGAGGAGACCTCGGTGCTGACCCAGGCCCTGGCCCAGTCGGGACAGCAGCTGGAGTGGCCAGAGGCCTGGCGCCAGCAGCTTGTGGACAAGCATTCCACAGGGGGTGTGGGTGACAAGGTCAGCCTGGTCCTCGCACCTGCCCTGGCGGCATGCGGCTGCAAG GTGCCAATGATCAGCGGACGTGGTCTGGGGCACACAGGAGGCACCTTGGATAAGCTGGAGTCTATTCCTGGATTCAATGTCATCCAGAGCCCAGAGCAG ATGCAAGTGCTGCTGGACCAGGCGGGCTGCTGTATCGTGGGTCAGAGTGAGCAGCTGGTTCCTGCGGACGGAATCCTATATGCAGCCAGAGATGTGACAGCCACCGTGGACAGCCTGCCACTCATCACAG CCTCCATTCTCAGTAAGAAACTCGTGGAGGGGCTGTCCGCTCTGGTGGTGGACGTTAAGTTCGGAGGGGCCGCCGTCTTCCCCAACCAGGAGCAGGCCCGGGAGCTGGCAAAGACGCTG GTTGGCGTGGGAGCCAGCCTAGGGCTTCGGGTCGCGGCAGCGCTGACCGCCATGGACAAGCCCCTGGGTCGCTGCGTGGGCCAcgccctggaggtggaggaggcGCTGCTCTGCATGGACGGCGCAGGCCCACCAGACTTAAGGGACCTGGTCACCACGCTCG GGGGCGCCCTGCTCTGGCTTAGCGGACACGCGGAGACTCAGGCCCAGGGCGCTGCCCGGGTGGCCGCGGCGCTGGACGACGGCTCGGCCCTTGGCCGCTTCGAGCGGATGCTGGCGGCGCAGGGCGTGGATCCCGGTCTGGCCCGAGCCCTGTGCTCGGGAAGTCCCGCAGAGCGCCGGCAGCTGCTGCCTCGCGCCCGGGAGCAGGAGGAGCTGCTGGCGCCCGCAGATG GCACCGTGGAGCTGGTCCGGGCGCTGCCGCTGGCGCTGGTGCTGCACGAGCTCGGGGCCGGGCGCAGCCGCGCTGGGGAGCCGCTCCGCCTGGGGGTGGGCGCAGAGCTGCTGGTCGACGTGGGTCAGAGGCTGCGCCGTGGTGAGCGCCGCCCCCGCCCTGCTGGTCCCGCGCCCCCGCCCAGCTCCGGCCGCGCGGCCTCTAACAGCCCCTCGCTCTGCAGGGACCCCCTGGCTCCGCGTGCACCGGGACGGCCCCGCGCTCAGCGGCCTGCAGAGCCGCGCCCTGCAGGAGGCGCTCGTACTCTCCGACCGCGCGCCATTCACCGCCCCCTCGCCCTTCGCAGAGCTCGTTCTGCCGCCGCAGCAATAAAGCTCCTTTGCCGCGAAACCTTGTCAATGCTTGGGCGGGAGCGGAGGGATACAGGGCTGcggaggcgggggggggggggccgTCGGGCGTCTCGATGA
- the TYMP gene encoding thymidine phosphorylase isoform X3: MAALMTPGTGAPPAPGDFSGEGSQGLPDPSPEPKQLPELIRMKRDGGRLSEADIRGFVAAVVNGSAQGAQIGAMLMAIRLRGMDLEETSVLTQALAQSGQQLEWPEAWRQQLVDKHSTGGVGDKVSLVLAPALAACGCKVPMISGRGLGHTGGTLDKLESIPGFNVIQSPEQMQVLLDQAGCCIVGQSEQLVPADGILYAARDVTATVDSLPLITASILSKKLVEGLSALVVDVKFGGAAVFPNQEQARELAKTLVGVGASLGLRVAAALTAMDKPLGRCVGHALEVEEALLCMDGAGPPDLRDLVTTLGGALLWLSGHAETQAQGAARVAAALDDGSALGRFERMLAAQGVDPGLARALCSGSPAERRQLLPRAREQEELLAPADGTVELVRALPLALVLHELGAGRSRAGEPLRLGVGAELLVDVGQRLRRGTPWLRVHRDGPALSGLQSRALQEALVLSDRAPFTAPSPFAELVLPPQQ, translated from the exons ATGGCAGCCTTGATGACCCCGGGAACCGGGGCCCCACCCGCGCCTGGTGACTTCTCCGGGGAAGGGAGCCAGGGACTTCCCGACCCTTCGCCAGAGCCCAAGCAGCTCCCGGAGCTGATCCGCATGAAGCGAGACGGAGGCCGCCTGAGCGAAGCGGACATCAGGGGCTTCGTGGCCGCTGTGGTGAATGGGAGTGCGCAGGGCGCACAGATCG GGGCCATGCTGATGGCCATCCGACTTCGGGGCATGGATCTGGAGGAGACCTCGGTGCTGACCCAGGCCCTGGCCCAGTCGGGACAGCAGCTGGAGTGGCCAGAGGCCTGGCGCCAGCAGCTTGTGGACAAGCATTCCACAGGGGGTGTGGGTGACAAGGTCAGCCTGGTCCTCGCACCTGCCCTGGCGGCATGCGGCTGCAAG GTGCCAATGATCAGCGGACGTGGTCTGGGGCACACAGGAGGCACCTTGGATAAGCTGGAGTCTATTCCTGGATTCAATGTCATCCAGAGCCCAGAGCAG ATGCAAGTGCTGCTGGACCAGGCGGGCTGCTGTATCGTGGGTCAGAGTGAGCAGCTGGTTCCTGCGGACGGAATCCTATATGCAGCCAGAGATGTGACAGCCACCGTGGACAGCCTGCCACTCATCACAG CCTCCATTCTCAGTAAGAAACTCGTGGAGGGGCTGTCCGCTCTGGTGGTGGACGTTAAGTTCGGAGGGGCCGCCGTCTTCCCCAACCAGGAGCAGGCCCGGGAGCTGGCAAAGACGCTG GTTGGCGTGGGAGCCAGCCTAGGGCTTCGGGTCGCGGCAGCGCTGACCGCCATGGACAAGCCCCTGGGTCGCTGCGTGGGCCAcgccctggaggtggaggaggcGCTGCTCTGCATGGACGGCGCAGGCCCACCAGACTTAAGGGACCTGGTCACCACGCTCG GGGGCGCCCTGCTCTGGCTTAGCGGACACGCGGAGACTCAGGCCCAGGGCGCTGCCCGGGTGGCCGCGGCGCTGGACGACGGCTCGGCCCTTGGCCGCTTCGAGCGGATGCTGGCGGCGCAGGGCGTGGATCCCGGTCTGGCCCGAGCCCTGTGCTCGGGAAGTCCCGCAGAGCGCCGGCAGCTGCTGCCTCGCGCCCGGGAGCAGGAGGAGCTGCTGGCGCCCGCAGATG GCACCGTGGAGCTGGTCCGGGCGCTGCCGCTGGCGCTGGTGCTGCACGAGCTCGGGGCCGGGCGCAGCCGCGCTGGGGAGCCGCTCCGCCTGGGGGTGGGCGCAGAGCTGCTGGTCGACGTGGGTCAGAGGCTGCGCCGTG GGACCCCCTGGCTCCGCGTGCACCGGGACGGCCCCGCGCTCAGCGGCCTGCAGAGCCGCGCCCTGCAGGAGGCGCTCGTACTCTCCGACCGCGCGCCATTCACCGCCCCCTCGCCCTTCGCAGAGCTCGTTCTGCCGCCGCAGCAATAA
- the TYMP gene encoding thymidine phosphorylase isoform X1 — protein sequence MAALMTPGTGAPPAPGDFSGEGSQGLPDPSPEPKQLPELIRMKRDGGRLSEADIRGFVAAVVNGSAQGAQIGAMLMAIRLRGMDLEETSVLTQALAQSGQQLEWPEAWRQQLVDKHSTGGVGDKVSLVLAPALAACGCKVPMISGRGLGHTGGTLDKLESIPGFNVIQSPEQMQVLLDQAGCCIVGQSEQLVPADGILYAARDVTATVDSLPLITASILSKKLVEGLSALVVDVKFGGAAVFPNQEQARELAKTLVGVGASLGLRVAAALTAMDKPLGRCVGHALEVEEALLCMDGAGPPDLRDLVTTLGGALLWLSGHAETQAQGAARVAAALDDGSALGRFERMLAAQGVDPGLARALCSGSPAERRQLLPRAREQEELLAPADGERRGSPHHSASAIPFPSRGPAPSRARASQPLSPQAPWSWSGRCRWRWCCTSSGPGAAALGSRSAWGWAQSCWSTWVRGCAVVSAAPALLVPRPRPAPAARPLTAPRSAGTPWLRVHRDGPALSGLQSRALQEALVLSDRAPFTAPSPFAELVLPPQQ from the exons ATGGCAGCCTTGATGACCCCGGGAACCGGGGCCCCACCCGCGCCTGGTGACTTCTCCGGGGAAGGGAGCCAGGGACTTCCCGACCCTTCGCCAGAGCCCAAGCAGCTCCCGGAGCTGATCCGCATGAAGCGAGACGGAGGCCGCCTGAGCGAAGCGGACATCAGGGGCTTCGTGGCCGCTGTGGTGAATGGGAGTGCGCAGGGCGCACAGATCG GGGCCATGCTGATGGCCATCCGACTTCGGGGCATGGATCTGGAGGAGACCTCGGTGCTGACCCAGGCCCTGGCCCAGTCGGGACAGCAGCTGGAGTGGCCAGAGGCCTGGCGCCAGCAGCTTGTGGACAAGCATTCCACAGGGGGTGTGGGTGACAAGGTCAGCCTGGTCCTCGCACCTGCCCTGGCGGCATGCGGCTGCAAG GTGCCAATGATCAGCGGACGTGGTCTGGGGCACACAGGAGGCACCTTGGATAAGCTGGAGTCTATTCCTGGATTCAATGTCATCCAGAGCCCAGAGCAG ATGCAAGTGCTGCTGGACCAGGCGGGCTGCTGTATCGTGGGTCAGAGTGAGCAGCTGGTTCCTGCGGACGGAATCCTATATGCAGCCAGAGATGTGACAGCCACCGTGGACAGCCTGCCACTCATCACAG CCTCCATTCTCAGTAAGAAACTCGTGGAGGGGCTGTCCGCTCTGGTGGTGGACGTTAAGTTCGGAGGGGCCGCCGTCTTCCCCAACCAGGAGCAGGCCCGGGAGCTGGCAAAGACGCTG GTTGGCGTGGGAGCCAGCCTAGGGCTTCGGGTCGCGGCAGCGCTGACCGCCATGGACAAGCCCCTGGGTCGCTGCGTGGGCCAcgccctggaggtggaggaggcGCTGCTCTGCATGGACGGCGCAGGCCCACCAGACTTAAGGGACCTGGTCACCACGCTCG GGGGCGCCCTGCTCTGGCTTAGCGGACACGCGGAGACTCAGGCCCAGGGCGCTGCCCGGGTGGCCGCGGCGCTGGACGACGGCTCGGCCCTTGGCCGCTTCGAGCGGATGCTGGCGGCGCAGGGCGTGGATCCCGGTCTGGCCCGAGCCCTGTGCTCGGGAAGTCCCGCAGAGCGCCGGCAGCTGCTGCCTCGCGCCCGGGAGCAGGAGGAGCTGCTGGCGCCCGCAGATGGTGAGCGTCGGGGGAGTCCCCATCATTCCGCCTCCGCCATCCCCTTCCCTTCCCGAGGCCCCGCCCCTTCCCGAGCCCGCGCCTCTCAGCCCCTCTCCCCGCAGGCACCGTGGAGCTGGTCCGGGCGCTGCCGCTGGCGCTGGTGCTGCACGAGCTCGGGGCCGGGCGCAGCCGCGCTGGGGAGCCGCTCCGCCTGGGGGTGGGCGCAGAGCTGCTGGTCGACGTGGGTCAGAGGCTGCGCCGTGGTGAGCGCCGCCCCCGCCCTGCTGGTCCCGCGCCCCCGCCCAGCTCCGGCCGCGCGGCCTCTAACAGCCCCTCGCTCTGCAGGGACCCCCTGGCTCCGCGTGCACCGGGACGGCCCCGCGCTCAGCGGCCTGCAGAGCCGCGCCCTGCAGGAGGCGCTCGTACTCTCCGACCGCGCGCCATTCACCGCCCCCTCGCCCTTCGCAGAGCTCGTTCTGCCGCCGCAGCAATAA
- the CIMAP1B gene encoding ciliary microtubule associated protein 1B isoform X1, translating into MGSDAWVGLWRPHRPRGPIAAHYGGPGPKYKLPPNTGYVLHDPSRPRAPAFTFGARFPTQQTTCGPGPGHLVPARMTVRGTDGAPAYSIYGRPRRSAPFLTPGPGRYFPERAGNATYPSAPRHTIAPRNWGVQAEQQSPGPAAYTVPSLLGPRVIGKVSAPTCSIYGRRAAGSFFEDLSKTPGPCAYQVVSPGVYKSRAPQFTILARTSLPQDNTRKPGPAAYNVDQHRKPRGWSFGIRHSDYLAPLVTDADN; encoded by the exons ATGGGCTCGGACGCCTGGGTGGGCCTTTGGCGGCCACACCGGCCCCGCGGCCCCATCGCGGCGCACTACGGAGGCCCCGGGCCCAAATACAAGCTGCCGCCCAACACCG GCTACGTCCTGCATGACCCGTCGCGGCCGCGCGCCCCCGCCTTCACCTTCGGCGCGCGCTTCCCCACGCAGCAGACGACGTGCGGCCCCGGGCCAGGCCACCTGGTGCCCGCTCGCATGACCGTGCGCGGCACCGACGGCGCCCCCGCCTACTCCATCTACGGCCGCCCACGCCGCTCAGCGCCCTTCCTCACTCCGGGACCTG GCAGGTACTTCCCGGAGCGAGCGGGGAACGCGACGTACCCCAGTGCACCTCGGCACACCATTGCTCCCCGAAACTGGGGTGTCCAGGCGGAGCAGCAGAGCCCAG gTCCCGCGGCCTATACTGTGCCCTCGCTCTTGGGTCCGCGCGTCATCGGCAAAGTCTCCGCCCCAACTTGCTCCATCTACGGCCGCAGAGCGGCTGGCAGTTTCTTCGAGGACCTCAGCAAG ACCCCGGGCCCCTGCGCCTACCAGGTCGTGAGTCCAGGGGTCTACAAGTCCCGGGCCCCCCAGTTCACGATTCTGGCGCGGACTTCGCTCCCCCAAGACAACACTCGGAAGCCAGGGCCCGCGGCCTACAACGTGGATCAG CACCGGAAGCCCCGCGGCTGGAGTTTCGGGATCCGGCACTCGGACTACCTGGCCCCGCTGGTGACCGACGCGGACAACTGA
- the CIMAP1B gene encoding ciliary microtubule associated protein 1B isoform X2, which translates to MGSDAWVGLWRPHRPRGPIAAHYGGPGPKYKLPPNTGRYFPERAGNATYPSAPRHTIAPRNWGVQAEQQSPGPAAYTVPSLLGPRVIGKVSAPTCSIYGRRAAGSFFEDLSKTPGPCAYQVVSPGVYKSRAPQFTILARTSLPQDNTRKPGPAAYNVDQHRKPRGWSFGIRHSDYLAPLVTDADN; encoded by the exons ATGGGCTCGGACGCCTGGGTGGGCCTTTGGCGGCCACACCGGCCCCGCGGCCCCATCGCGGCGCACTACGGAGGCCCCGGGCCCAAATACAAGCTGCCGCCCAACACCG GCAGGTACTTCCCGGAGCGAGCGGGGAACGCGACGTACCCCAGTGCACCTCGGCACACCATTGCTCCCCGAAACTGGGGTGTCCAGGCGGAGCAGCAGAGCCCAG gTCCCGCGGCCTATACTGTGCCCTCGCTCTTGGGTCCGCGCGTCATCGGCAAAGTCTCCGCCCCAACTTGCTCCATCTACGGCCGCAGAGCGGCTGGCAGTTTCTTCGAGGACCTCAGCAAG ACCCCGGGCCCCTGCGCCTACCAGGTCGTGAGTCCAGGGGTCTACAAGTCCCGGGCCCCCCAGTTCACGATTCTGGCGCGGACTTCGCTCCCCCAAGACAACACTCGGAAGCCAGGGCCCGCGGCCTACAACGTGGATCAG CACCGGAAGCCCCGCGGCTGGAGTTTCGGGATCCGGCACTCGGACTACCTGGCCCCGCTGGTGACCGACGCGGACAACTGA
- the KLHDC7B gene encoding kelch domain-containing protein 7B: MIQGTLEPDGPLWGWDWDSDNDWDSAVLALLALAVVAATALALHWFGSGHDQEAAEPVSTALGAQPHQAGGAELALQPKSKVSDGSEGQSPGQGKPEPPGRGQQSPVPAAAPGGGLAAMARLPLKTAVEEARRGALGQQRGSATPAAPRAEGKEPPRPGTALLGRSEAGGMSAALLIHFTPRSPGSEAEAQAETGGVRASSRQAAGPAGQQDTGPWQAGAGPSGSMGRGRGRRRRMDADSGDRARRPRKLDPLRLGAAGSVWDAVDEAAALDAHARGLPTGPPLAQEPALPALPAPRALQPGSQTEGSGAKGGWSREASGVPAPGGGWPWVSREVPGTRSFGSAPGSTRPWLESPPQGRPLSSQGPGATGAYDAGEAGADSSRDNSPAADLGPTRPPEQAKPAAACHSRAPSRSREPRPRSASPPAAPGPGFPPEALTLPSPSDFLPLEVTQGPSVGENLRAAPAPSSASAQVLTSAPASVPAPALASSPTSAPTSATTSTSSPTSAPAPAPTSAPTSTPAPAPSPAAAATPAPAPAPVPTLTPPSPALTPVPTPALTPAPTPAPTPAASPAPAPTSAPTPTPATSPAPADGSKPQESVALPRRYQEGQVSASWGNLIAMVLRSHPFPRQDRPQGSVPRAVPGSPVDPSTSTHSEDRHGPSSSVGTVIGTGTGGLVEAGGQPQTRSSETNGSPSPDPPPGLRGEGTREKSLDSLPQAAMPRGPAQPPAQTPPGPAASSSVRRSQPVPQLRKRSRCEIAPTSEQEVRPAASGDPQGEAPGEGGSPAGRSGALTEKQKEVRKLMVFLQRPGSWGVVEGPRKPSSRALEPTTAAALRRRLDLGSCLDVLAFAQQHGEPGLAQETYALMSNNLLRVLGDPCLYRRLSAADRERILSLRTGRGRAVLGVLVLPSLYQGGRSGLPRGPRGQEPPAAAPVPLPLPAHLHVFNPRENTWRPLTQVPEEAPLRGCGLCTMHNYLFLAGGIRGSGAKAVCSNEVFCYNPLTNIWSQVRPMQQARAQLKLVALDGLLYAIGGECLYSMECYDPRTDAWTPRAPLPAGTFPVAHEAVACRGDIYVTGGHLFYRLLRYSPVKDAWDECPYSASHRRSSDIVALGGFLYRFDLLRGVGAAVMRYNTVTGSWSRAASLPLPAPAPLRCTTLGNTIYCLNPQVTATFTVSGGTAQFQAKELQPFPLGSTGVLSPFILTLPPEDRLQTSL, translated from the coding sequence ATGATCCAGGGCACCTTGGAGCCAGATGGTCCCCTCTGGGGCTGGGACTGGGACAGTGACAATGACTGGGATAGTGCTGTGCTGGCCCTCCTGGcgctggctgtggtggctgccACAGCGCTGGCCTTACACTGGTTTGGCTCCGGGCACGACCAAGAGGCGGCAGAACCGGTGTCCACAGCCCTCGGGGCTCAACCTCATCAGGCAGGAGGAGCTGAGCTGGCCCTGCAACCGAAGTCCAAGGTCAGTGATGGCAGCGAGGGGCAGAGCCCAGGGCAGGGGAAACCAGAGCCCCCAGGACGCGGCCAGCAGAGCCCTGTCCCTGCTGCAGCGCCGGGCGGGGGCCTGGCCGCCATGGCCCGGCTTCCACTCAAGACAGCTGTCGAGGAGGCCCGCAGAGGGGCATTAGGACAGCAACGGGGCAGTGCCACCCCCGCGGCCCCCCGAGCGGAAGGAAAGGAGCCTCCCAGGCCAGGCACTGCCCTCCTGGGCAGGAGTGAAGCAGGGGGGATGTCCGCCGCCCTCCTGATCCACTTCACTCCTCGGAGCCCTGGCAGCGAAGCGGAGGCGCAGGCGGAGACAGGTGGTGTCAGGGCGTCCTCTCGCCAAGCCGCAGGCCCCGCGGGGCAACAGGACACTGGCCCCTGGCAGGCGGGCGCGGGGCCCTCGGGCTCGATGGGGAGAGGCCGGGGCCGGCGGCGGCGGATGGACGCTGACTCGGGAGACAGAGCCCGCCGCCCCCGGAAACTGGACCCGCTCCGCCTGGGCGCCGCGGGGAGCGTGTGGGACGCGGTGGACGAGGCCGCCGCCCTGGACGCCCACGCGCGCGGCCTCCCCACAGGACCCCCACTCGCCCAGGAGCCCGCACTCCCGGCGCTGCCCGCTCCCCGCGCCCTGCAGCCTGGGTCTCAGACGGAAGGCTCTGGGGCCAAGGGTGGCTGGAGCAGGGAGGCTTCGGGGGTCCCTGCCCCCGGAGGAGGCTGGCCCTGGGTCAGCAGGGAGGTCCCGGGCACCCGGAGCTTTGGCTCAGCCCCAGGCTCCACGCGCCCCTGGCTAGAGAGTCCGCCTCAAGGTCGCCCACTCTCGTCCCAAGGGCCGGGTGCCACAGGGGCCTACGATGCGGGCGAGGCCGGGGCTGACAGCTCTCGAGATAACAGTCCTGCCGCTGACCTGGGGCCCACCCGGCCCCCGGAGCAAGCAAAGCCGGCCGCAGCCTGCCACAGCCGCGCGCCCTCCCGGAGCCGTGAGCCTCGCCCGCGCTCCGCCTCCCCGCCCGCAGCTCCCGGCCCGGGGTTCCCACCTGAAGCCCTgactctcccctctccttcagATTTTTTGCCCCTGGAGGTTACCCAGGGTCCTTCTGTGGGCGAAAATCTCAGAGCGGCGCCAGCCCCAAGTTCAGCCTCAGCCCAAGTCTTAACTTCAGCTCCAGCCtcagtcccagccccagccctggcttCATCCCCCACCTCAGCACCAACCTCAGCCACCACCTCAACctcatcccccacctcagccccagccccagctccaaCTTCAGCTCCAACTtcaaccccagccccagccccaagtCCAGCTGCAGCCGcaactccagccccagccccagccccagtcccAACCCTcacacccccatccccagccctAACCCCAGTCCCAACCCCAGCCCTAACCCCAGCTCCAACTCCAGCCCCAACCCCAGCCgcatcccctgccccagcccccacctcagccccaaccccaaccccagccACATCCCCTGCCCCAGCTGACGGGTCAAAGCCTCAGGAGAGTGTGGCTCTCCCCAGGCGCTACCAGGAGGGGCAGGTCTCAGCCAGCTGGGGAAACCTTATTGCCATGGTTCTTAGAAGCCACCCCTTCCCCAGACAAGACAGGCCCCAAGGGAGTGTCCCGAGGGCGGTTCCCGGGAGCCCCGTGGATCCCAGCACTTCCACACACTCTGAGGACAGACACGGCCCCTCTTCTTCAGTGGGGACAGTCATAGGGACAGGTACAGGGGGCCTGGTTGAGGCTGGAGGTCAGCCACAGACAAGAAGCTCCGAGACCAACGGATCGCCCAGCCCAGACCCTCCCCCAGGCCTAAGAGGAGAGGGAACCAGGGAGAAAAGTCTAGACTCGCTGCCCCAAGCCGCGATGCCCAGGGGCCCCGCACAGCCCCCCGCGCAGACGCCGCCTGGCCCCGCGGCCTCCTCCTCTGTGAGGCGCTCACAGCCGGTACCCCAGCTACGGAAACGCAGCAGGTGCGAAATCGCCCCGACCTCGGAGCAGGAGGTCAGGCCGGCCGCCTCAGGGGACCCTCAAGGGGAGGCGCCGGGGGAGGGGGGCAGCCCTGCCGGCCGCAGCGGGGCGCTCACAGAAAAGCAGAAGGAGGTCCGGAAGCTCATGGTGTTTCTGCAGAGGCCCGGGAGTTGGGGGGTGGTGGAGGGGCCCCGGAAGCCCAGCTCCCGGGCCCTGGAGCCCACCACGGCGGCAGccctgcggcggcggctggaccTGGGCAGTTGCCTGGACGTGCTGGCCTTTGCCCAGCAGCACGGAGAGCCCGGCCTGGCGCAGGAGACCTACGCGCTGATGAGCAACAACCTGCTGCGAGTGCTGGGAGACCCGTGCCTCTACCGCAGGCTGAGCGCGGCCGACCGCGAGCGCATCCTCAGCCTGCGGACCGGCCGGGGCCGGGCGGTGCTGGGCGTCCTCGTACTGCCCAGCCTCTACCAGGGGGGCCGCTCAGGGCTCCCCAGGGGCCCTCGTGGCCAGGAGCCTCCTGCGGCGGCCCCTGTGCCCCTGCCTCTACCGGCGCACCTGCATGTGTTCAACCCCCGGGAGAACACCTGGCGGCCCCTGACCCAGGTGCCCGAGGAGGCCCCGCTTCGGGGCTGCGGTCTCTGCACCATGCACAACTACCTGTTTCTGGCGGGGGGCATCCGTGGCTCCGGTGCCAAGGCCGTCTGCTCCAACGAGGTCTTCTGCTACAACCCTCTGACCAACATCTGGAGCCAGGTTCGGCCCATGCAGCAGGCCCGAGCCCAGCTCAAGCTGGTGGCCCTGGACGGGCTGCTCTATGCCAtcggtggcgaatgcctgtacaGCATGGAGTGCTACGACCCGCGAACAGACGCCTGGACCCCACGCGCGCCACTCCCCGCAGGCACCTTCCCTGTGGCCCACGAGGCTGTGGCCTGCCGTGGGGACATCTACGTCACGGGGGGTCACCTCTTCTACCGCCTGCTCAGGTACAGCCCCGTGAAGGATGCTTGGGACGAGTGCCCATACAGTGCCAGCCACCGGCGTTCCAGCGACATCGTGGCGCTGGGGGGCTTCCTGTACCGCTTCGACCTGCTGCGGGGCGTGGGCGCCGCCGTGATGCGCTACAACACAGTGACCGGCTCCTGGAGCAGGGctgcctccctgcccctgcccgcccccgcCCCACTGCGCTgcaccaccctgggcaacaccaTTTACTGCCTCAACCCCCAGGTCACTGCCACCTTCACGGTCTCTGGGGGGACTGCCCAGTTCCAGGCCAAGGAGCTGCAGCCCTTCCCCTTGGGGAGCACCGGGGTCCTCAGTCCATTCATCCTGACTCTGCCCCCTGAGGACCGGCTGCAGACCTCACTCTGA